The following proteins are co-located in the Tachysurus vachellii isolate PV-2020 chromosome 19, HZAU_Pvac_v1, whole genome shotgun sequence genome:
- the tnnc1a gene encoding troponin C type 1a (slow) produces the protein MNDIYKAAVEQLTDEQKNEFRAAFDIFVQDAEDGCISTKELGKVMRMLGQNPTPEELHEMIDEVDEDGSGTVDFEEFLVMMVRCMRDDSKGKSEEELAELFRMFDRNEDGYIDLEELKVMLEETGENITEDDIEELMNDGDKNNDGRIDYDEFMDFMKGVE, from the exons GTAGAGCAGCTCACAGACGAGCAGAAAAATG AATTCCGCGCAGCCTTCGATATCTTCGTTCAGGACGCAGAGGACGGCTGCATTAGCACCAAGGAGCTGGGAAAGGTGATGAGGATGTTGGGACAAAACCCCACACCTGAGGAACTGCACGAGATGATCGATGAAGTGGATGAggatg GCAGTGGGACAGTGGACTTTGAGGAGTTCctggtgatgatggtgagatGTATGAGAGATGACAGTAAAGGAAAGTCAGAGGAGGAACTGGCTGAACTCTTCCGCATGTTCGACAG gaatgAGGATGGTTATATAGACCTTGAGGAGCTGAAGGTGATGCTGGAGGAAACAGGAGAGAACATCACTGAGGACGAcattgaggagctgatgaacgACGGAGACAAGAACAATGATGGGAGAATCGACTACGAcg AGTTTATGGACTTCATGAAAGGTGTGGAATAA